A single genomic interval of uncultured Desulfobulbus sp. harbors:
- a CDS encoding tyrosine-type recombinase/integrase: MAEQHWIPANYHSSEWAAVLQEKYSSVNFPLDAPDEARFLRSPPSSPPQSDWSPPDGCTSKKHQEVDHLCSRLTGTGLIGADLAVTYLREKYRKNNSIFTIKQAAYVVLSFLQFLDKTGANIFSVTRQDICAFVEHGQDRGLKANSVICNLRSVYTFLIFLVERKILPLAVLSKKIRLKPPDSLPRAIPSEHVDLLLSATGNPRNHALVLLLLRTGLRIGELLNVKISDIVLPERKILIYLAEKNDQGRVVYFSSDADSALREWLKRRDLQKDYLFYSPRNEKISYAAARKAFVQILKRADLSHYGYSFHCLRHTFATDMLNAGLRIEVLQQILGHQSIEMTLRYARLSDATRENEYLRAMTVIEKGGQNASHRISTQLQAVFEEKKLFTSHRKKLSA; this comes from the coding sequence ATGGCCGAACAACATTGGATACCTGCCAATTATCACTCCAGCGAGTGGGCCGCTGTTCTGCAGGAAAAATACAGCTCCGTCAATTTTCCTTTAGACGCCCCAGACGAAGCAAGATTCCTAAGATCCCCTCCAAGCTCTCCACCTCAATCAGACTGGTCACCACCTGACGGATGCACCAGCAAAAAACATCAAGAAGTCGATCATCTTTGTTCTCGGCTCACAGGTACTGGTCTGATCGGAGCTGACCTCGCCGTGACCTATCTTCGAGAAAAATATCGTAAAAACAACTCGATTTTCACCATAAAACAGGCCGCCTATGTAGTCTTATCCTTCCTGCAGTTCTTGGACAAAACAGGTGCCAATATTTTCAGCGTTACCCGTCAAGATATCTGTGCCTTCGTCGAGCATGGGCAGGATCGTGGGTTGAAGGCAAACTCGGTAATATGCAATTTAAGAAGTGTGTACACGTTTCTTATCTTCCTGGTTGAACGAAAGATTCTTCCACTGGCAGTTCTATCTAAAAAGATTCGACTGAAGCCACCTGACTCTTTACCCAGAGCTATTCCGTCGGAACATGTCGACCTTTTGCTTTCAGCCACCGGCAACCCTCGAAATCACGCCTTGGTCCTTCTTTTACTGCGGACAGGCCTGAGAATTGGCGAATTGCTCAATGTGAAAATCTCAGACATCGTTCTCCCGGAAAGGAAGATCTTGATTTACCTGGCAGAAAAAAATGACCAGGGTCGTGTGGTTTACTTCAGCTCAGATGCTGACTCTGCCCTTCGCGAATGGCTGAAAAGAAGGGACCTGCAAAAGGACTATCTTTTCTACAGTCCGCGAAATGAGAAAATATCATATGCGGCAGCGAGAAAGGCATTTGTTCAAATTCTCAAAAGGGCCGATTTATCCCACTATGGGTACAGCTTCCATTGCCTGCGCCACACTTTTGCCACAGACATGCTCAACGCCGGATTACGGATAGAGGTCTTACAACAAATCCTTGGTCACCAATCAATCGAAATGACCTTACGCTATGCAAGGCTATCAGATGCTACACGTGAAAATGAATATCTCCGTGCTATGACCGTTATTGAAAAAGGAGGGCAAAATGCATCTCACAGAATCAGTACTCAATTACAGGCGGTATTTGAAGAGAAAAAATTATTCACCTCACACCGTAAAAAATTATCTGCATAG